From Streptomyces sp. NBC_00775, one genomic window encodes:
- a CDS encoding SMI1/KNR4 family protein, whose amino-acid sequence MTEIEQLLARVAAEARNTRPWGWPSLPEPVDEAALSRAEAALGFALPPLLAALYLRIGDGGFGPEYGLLPLLDSPPSGEPAVVPQYLANRESGRKDPDWPWPEDVLPISHWGCGMYACVDCQSPEGRVLLFEPNADEADDAWYVDAPDLATWLHTWLDGTGWYEESNDGTDMDPWPDFRIRTAAAQAS is encoded by the coding sequence ATGACCGAAATCGAGCAGTTGCTGGCACGGGTCGCTGCGGAGGCCCGTAACACCCGCCCGTGGGGCTGGCCTTCGCTCCCCGAGCCCGTGGACGAGGCCGCGCTCTCCCGCGCCGAGGCCGCCCTAGGCTTCGCCCTGCCTCCCCTGCTCGCCGCGCTCTACCTGCGTATAGGGGACGGCGGATTCGGTCCGGAATACGGCCTGTTGCCCCTGCTGGACAGCCCTCCGTCGGGCGAGCCGGCGGTCGTTCCGCAGTACCTCGCCAACCGCGAGAGCGGCCGCAAGGACCCCGACTGGCCCTGGCCCGAGGACGTCCTGCCGATATCCCACTGGGGCTGCGGAATGTACGCGTGCGTGGACTGCCAGAGCCCCGAGGGCCGGGTCCTGCTCTTCGAGCCGAACGCTGACGAGGCCGACGACGCCTGGTACGTGGACGCACCCGATCTGGCGACCTGGCTGCACACCTGGCTCGACGGCACGGGATGGTACGAGGAGTCCAACGACGGTACGGACATGGACCCGTGGCCCGACTTCCGCATACGCACGGCGGCGGCACAGGCCTCCTAG
- a CDS encoding barstar family protein produces MLLSYDAEAEFDGEDGYEETWALCADAEGLFGDPPPPARGTYELLGCAPEGELSTALARARAGGSAPLGTLALEALDKKSERVGVGLWQLDDVRVLGDRPCARDLSLRDITIEASESEDNASDYPQCPPLSPGYRILSAEEALWGTCKDLAHVRYEPELTEPPLRLLGCSPRGTLQTALNAGEEDLGHVKVLRLDAHGRTVQPAVEGELTAWIPSARGRGLIDLTLEPWSERPPNAASEVWDLWWRGRPSEPSLWARCSPEGRDFWLGTARDNRVHGEPDDPPGVTYHLDGRHIIDERGFFCALGEAVNGPGGYFGWGLDALKDCLRGRWGAEPPFTLVWHDADVARGCLGVTPHTGYRPLTFEELLAFLAEKRVDVRLD; encoded by the coding sequence GTGCTGCTTTCGTACGACGCCGAAGCCGAGTTCGACGGCGAGGACGGGTACGAGGAGACGTGGGCCCTGTGCGCCGACGCCGAGGGTCTCTTCGGCGATCCGCCCCCTCCCGCGCGCGGAACGTACGAACTGCTCGGATGCGCACCCGAGGGCGAGTTGAGCACCGCCCTCGCACGCGCGCGTGCCGGGGGTTCCGCACCGCTCGGCACCCTCGCCCTGGAAGCCCTCGACAAGAAGAGCGAGCGCGTGGGCGTAGGGCTGTGGCAGCTGGACGACGTACGCGTCCTCGGCGACCGCCCGTGCGCGCGTGACCTGTCGCTGCGCGACATCACGATCGAGGCGTCCGAGTCCGAGGACAACGCGTCCGACTATCCGCAGTGCCCGCCGCTCTCCCCGGGCTACCGGATTCTCAGCGCCGAGGAAGCCCTGTGGGGCACCTGCAAGGACCTGGCACACGTCCGATACGAACCCGAACTGACAGAACCCCCGCTGCGGCTGCTCGGCTGCTCCCCTCGCGGAACCCTCCAGACGGCGCTGAACGCGGGCGAGGAGGACCTGGGACACGTGAAGGTGCTCCGCCTCGACGCGCACGGCCGCACCGTCCAGCCGGCCGTGGAGGGCGAACTCACCGCGTGGATCCCGTCAGCGCGCGGCCGCGGCCTGATCGACCTCACCCTCGAACCGTGGTCGGAGCGCCCGCCGAACGCGGCCTCCGAGGTCTGGGACCTGTGGTGGCGGGGCCGCCCGTCCGAGCCCAGCCTCTGGGCCCGATGCAGCCCCGAGGGCCGCGACTTCTGGCTCGGCACCGCCCGGGACAACCGCGTACACGGAGAGCCGGACGATCCCCCCGGCGTCACCTACCACCTCGACGGCCGCCACATCATCGACGAGCGCGGCTTCTTCTGCGCACTCGGCGAAGCGGTGAACGGCCCCGGCGGGTACTTCGGCTGGGGCCTCGATGCCCTCAAGGACTGCCTGCGCGGCCGCTGGGGTGCCGAGCCGCCGTTCACGCTCGTCTGGCATGACGCGGACGTCGCCCGCGGCTGCCTCGGCGTCACCCCGCACACCGGCTACCGCCCGCTGACCTTCGAAGAACTGCTCGCCTTCCTCGCCGAAAAGCGCGTCGACGTCCGTCTCGACTGA
- a CDS encoding YccF domain-containing protein, with protein MKTILNVIWLVLSGFWLFLGYLAAGVLLCITIIGIPFGIAAFRIGVYALWPFGYTTVERQDAGAPSCIGNVLWLVLAGWWLALAHIVTGIALCITIIGIPFGIANFKLIPVSLLPLGREIVRTDQPFASR; from the coding sequence GTGAAGACAATTCTGAACGTCATTTGGCTCGTCCTGAGCGGCTTCTGGCTGTTCCTCGGATACTTGGCCGCCGGTGTGCTGCTCTGCATCACCATCATCGGCATTCCCTTCGGCATCGCGGCGTTCCGCATCGGTGTCTACGCCCTGTGGCCGTTCGGCTATACGACGGTGGAGCGCCAAGACGCGGGCGCGCCGTCCTGCATAGGCAACGTCCTGTGGCTGGTCCTCGCGGGCTGGTGGCTCGCCCTCGCCCACATCGTCACGGGCATCGCCCTGTGCATCACGATCATCGGCATCCCGTTCGGCATCGCCAACTTCAAGCTCATCCCGGTCTCGCTGCTCCCCCTGGGGCGCGAAATCGTACGCACGGACCAGCCGTTCGCGTCGCGCTAG